The Nisaea sp. DNA window CCACCGCCGAGACGATCTACGAAGTCACGTTCTTCTGCCCGCTGCAAGACAGCTAGACCGCCCGGACGAGACACCCTGCTCGTCCGATGCTCCCACCTCAGGATCAGGGCTCGTTCAGGGCCTTGATCCTTCTTTCCGTTCCTTCCCGTTGATCCCGAACGCGCCGCGCGCTTAAACTCGCCGCCTTCGGGCCCGGCAGGCCCGGTCATCAACCGCCCGTCTGCAATCAATGGAAGTGAGTTGCCAATGGAATACCGCCCGCTCGGACGAACGAACCTGCGCGTCAGCGTCATCTGCCTCGGAACCATGACCTATGGTGAGCAGAACAGCGAAGCCGAAGGCCACGAGCAGATGGACTACGCGCTGGAACGCGGCGTCAATTTCTTCGACACGGCGGAAATGTATTCCGTGCCGCCCCGGGCCGAGACCTATGGTCGGACAGAGGAAGTCATCGGCACCTGGGTCAAGGCCAGCGGCAAGCGGGACAAGGTGATCCTGGCGACCAAGGTGGTCGGTCCGGGAGAGCGTTTCGCCCATGTCCGCGACGGCAATCCGAAGTTCAACCGCGAACACATCACAGCCGCTGTCGATGCCAGCCTGAAACGGATGCAGACGGACTATATCGACCTCTACCAACTGCACTGGCCGGAGCGCTCCACGAACACTTTTGGCAAACTCAACTATGTGCATGCCGAGGAACAGGACTGGACGCCGCTGGAAGAGACCCTCGGCGTCCTCGCCGACCTGATCAAGGAAGGCAAGATCCGGCATATCGGTCTTTCCAACGAGACGCCCTGGGGCACCATGAAATGCATCGCGCTGTCCGATGCCATGGGCCTGCCGCGACCCGTTTCGGTTCAGAATCCCTACAATCTGCTGAACCGCAGCTTCGAGGTCGGCCTCGCCGAAGTGGCGATCCGCGAGGATTGCGGGTTGCTGGCCTACTCGCCCATCGCCGGCGGTGTGCTCAGCGGCAAGTATCTTGATGGCGCTCAGCCGGAAGGCGCCCGCATGACGCTGTTCCCGGGTAATTTCTCGCGCTATCTGAAGCCGAATGCCGAGGAAGCCACAATCGCCTATGCCAAGCTCGCCAAGGAGTACGGATTCGCGCCTGCGGACCTCGCAAACACATTCGTTAACACCCGCCAGTTCACCACCTCGAACATCATTGGCGCGACAACGATGAAGCAGCTCGAAAGCAATATAGACACTGCCGAAATGGTGCTTCCGGAAGCCCTTCTGGAAGAGATCGAAAAGGTTAACCAGCTGTACTCAAATCCCTGTCCTTGACAGCCTGCGCGAGCGTGATAGCCAATTATGTATGAACAGGTTGTTCGTCGCGCTCGCGCTACCCGACCATGTCCGCGCCGCACTCTCCCGGCTGCGCCGCGGTTTTCCCGGCGCCCGTTGGGTCGCGGAAGAAAACTTTCACCTGACATTGAGATTTATCGGCGCGGTCGATAACCGGGCGATGGACGACATCGCCGCGCAACTGGATCGTGTCCGCGAGCCGGGTTTCGACCTTGAGCTCGACGGTTTCGGCTGCTTCGAGACAAAGGGCCGGGCCCGCGCGCTCTGGGCCCGGGTCCTGGCCAGCGACGAATTGCTTCATCTGCAACGCAAGATCGACACCGGGCTCGATGCGGTCGGCGTTGAACGCGAGACCCGCAGGTTCAAACCACATGTGACACTGGCCCGCTTCAAGGACGCGCCGCTCGGTCCGGTGAATGATTTCATCTGCGAGGCGAGCCCTTTCAGCACCGGGCCGTTCCCGATCGGCTCCTTCACGCTCTATCGCAGTTTTCTCCATCGGGACGGACCGATCTACCGTCCCGAAGTGGTCTATCCGTTGGACGGTGATGCCTTTTCAGATCCCTATTTCGACGAATTCAGGGACGAAGAGGATTACGAAATCACAGACGGCACCGCCATTTCGTCGCATTAAGGCGGCATCGACACGGTTTTTTCACAAAGACCTGCAAGGATAGCTGACCGGCAGGAAGGCTTTGGTGAACCATGCTTCGTCTCTTTTGTTTTGTGCTCGTGTTGGTCTGTTCCCTGCCGCGCATCGGTGCGGCTGATATCCCGGTCGATATCGAGCTGGTCCTGGCCGTCGACTGCTCCTCCAGTGTCGATGACGAGGAATTCGCACTGCAGGTCTCCGGCATGGCCAACGCATTCCGCGACCCGATGATCCAGGACGCCATCCAGAATGGCGTCGAGGGCGCCATCGGGATCTCCATCATCCAGTGGTCCAGCGAGCGCTTTCAGAATGTCGCCGTGCGCTGGCGCCTGCTGACAGGTCCTGACGACGCGCACAAACTCGCGAACGAGATCGAGGCAATGCCGCGCACCATCGGCACCGGCGCGACCTCGATCTCCAATGCGCTGCTCTTCGCCGCCAACAGTTTCAGCGGCAATGGCATGGAGGGATACCGCCGGGTAATCGACATGTCCGCGGACGGCGAAAACAATCAGGGCCTTGATATTCATATCGCCCGTGCACAGGTCCTGGCCCGTGGCATCACCATCAACGGCTTGGCGATCCGCAACGAATTC harbors:
- a CDS encoding NADP(H)-dependent aldo-keto reductase; its protein translation is MEYRPLGRTNLRVSVICLGTMTYGEQNSEAEGHEQMDYALERGVNFFDTAEMYSVPPRAETYGRTEEVIGTWVKASGKRDKVILATKVVGPGERFAHVRDGNPKFNREHITAAVDASLKRMQTDYIDLYQLHWPERSTNTFGKLNYVHAEEQDWTPLEETLGVLADLIKEGKIRHIGLSNETPWGTMKCIALSDAMGLPRPVSVQNPYNLLNRSFEVGLAEVAIREDCGLLAYSPIAGGVLSGKYLDGAQPEGARMTLFPGNFSRYLKPNAEEATIAYAKLAKEYGFAPADLANTFVNTRQFTTSNIIGATTMKQLESNIDTAEMVLPEALLEEIEKVNQLYSNPCP
- the thpR gene encoding RNA 2',3'-cyclic phosphodiesterase, which encodes MNRLFVALALPDHVRAALSRLRRGFPGARWVAEENFHLTLRFIGAVDNRAMDDIAAQLDRVREPGFDLELDGFGCFETKGRARALWARVLASDELLHLQRKIDTGLDAVGVERETRRFKPHVTLARFKDAPLGPVNDFICEASPFSTGPFPIGSFTLYRSFLHRDGPIYRPEVVYPLDGDAFSDPYFDEFRDEEDYEITDGTAISSH
- a CDS encoding DUF1194 domain-containing protein, yielding MLRLFCFVLVLVCSLPRIGAADIPVDIELVLAVDCSSSVDDEEFALQVSGMANAFRDPMIQDAIQNGVEGAIGISIIQWSSERFQNVAVRWRLLTGPDDAHKLANEIEAMPRTIGTGATSISNALLFAANSFSGNGMEGYRRVIDMSADGENNQGLDIHIARAQVLARGITINGLAIRNEFPNLDIYFEDRVIGGDRAFTEVAKDYEDYRNAIFRKLFRELRDVPVADGSGIAPSWDPSWKEARLMQRR